gttctCTGTTTCACCCTATGCCATTAAATGGGATGTTACAGCATATCCAATCAGTAGAGAAGTGACCCGTTCACATTAAAAATAtacgtttttcaaggtattttggagCAACACAATAAGAGATAGACCAGTATAATGACAGAGTGAAACATTCTAGAAAAAGTGATCTgcagggagacaagcagatagcagaccctcatcagaaaagttatacaatGTACCTTTATGCTTTtgttaaatataatattttcttttctcatACAGTATGTATTGTGGATCACATCTGATTCACTGCCCAGGCCATGTTTTCTCTGGGGTGCAACTGTAAAACATCTTGACAATCAGGAGAGAACGTGCTGGCCTGTCAATAGTGTGATTATGGTGAGAGGCAGCTGTATTGATCTGTGCTTCAAAACCAGATGTGTCTATTTTGCATTGAAGGGATGAAGATTTTTAAAATGCCTATATTGAGACATAACTTAGAAGAGGAGTTTTAGACTTGATGGACGAGCATGGATGCCTTGGTGACAAGTTTAATGATGCAGTGACTTTGGGAGAGGCTTGACTTGACAGATGCCAGTGGATTATACACAAGAGCTATtggaaaagaacaaaacagcCATGACTTTATATCACCTTCtttaattacacagacatatacacataAGCAGCCAGCCTTCATGATGCCTTCGTCTTGTTTTTACGATTCATTTTTGCTGTTTGAGGCATAAGATGAACCTGGCCCAAAGTGCTCAAGAAAGTCAGCAGTTGATTGGagattagtaaaaaaaaaagagataatTTTTAAAATTCACATGACTTTGCTATAAGTCAAGTCAATTCTAAACATGAAGGGCAGTCAAAggcaaacatttaaatattgcatttttaagCACCAATATAACTACATTTTGACCAATCTCTGCTCAACTGCTTGGACCAGGTCACCGAACTTACAGCCTTGCtactttcaaataaataatatacaaaaaaaaaggaaaaccaCTCCCTTTCAGCAAACACGGGGCTACTAAAATAGTACAAAGATATTTTTGAGAACAAGTCAAATGTTACTTAAAACTCATTTCTCTTTATATTTACATACAGAACCATATAAAACTGCAAAAGGATAGAGTTATTCAGGTGATTTTAGCAGGTGAAAACAATGACAAGTGGCTGCACCCTTCAGAATGttatttgtaataataacagcTTGTTCAACTTTTCAGCTCTTTGGTAACCATCATAACTAAAATAGACTTTCCTCTGTCATTTTAGCTTTACAGTTATACATATTTATTcccaaacaaaacatgacataatTTTGAAACAATCTTTAAAACGGTAACACAAACAAAGATAATGACAATGCACAATGCGAatctacaaacaaaacaacacaaatcatgTTTTAGAGTAAATTTGCAGTTCGGGTCAAGTCTTTGTACACTCAAACCTGGCAATTATCCCACAGAAGTACCACAGTCTGCAGAAGAGCTACCGTTCTACATTCAAATCTGCCCAGGACACGGCCTGCTACATAGCACCACTGCAAAGAttgtgtttttgattgtttaaaaaaaatggatgATTAGATGAGGATATACAGACTGTTGCCCATAAAATTGAAATAGTCTTGTTTCCTGACACATCTCCCTTTAttcctatttatatatacattaagTATCATTAACAAGAATCTTCTCAAACTGCGTTAACAGCATTGATTTTTTGTCCCAtttctctagtcctggttgtACTTTGAAATCCAAATATTTTATTAGGTAGAACTTGGTGTACGCTTGACCATCGCAGCGTTAAGATAACAAGTTGATAGTCAACAGTGTGCATGAAGCAAAACAGGACACATTATTTATcataaagataataaaaaaaacagaaaattctTGAAAAATTGCTGAACCAGTACCACTTCTGACCTCCAAATGGGACAGTGGCGTGTCTTTATTTGTGCCAGTTTTAAGGGTATATTCCAGAAGTTAATTTCTGTAAATCATGGTCCATCTAACTCCTACTTTCTTCAGATAAAGTGCTATTGGAGTCATTGAGAGCTGAAAGGCTGTCCACTGCATCATTGTACTCACTCTCCCCCCACTCTCCCTCGCGTTCACATATAACAGTCATGGGGCTGCTGAGTATCCTACTGCGGGCGTTGTACTTGCTACTGGCAGCGGAGGGCGGCGTGCGTGAACGTCCATATTTCATCCCACTAAAAGCAAAAGAGGGGGATGTgggtgaggagaggggcagagagtcATAGCGGTTCCACTCCTCCGAGGGTCTTTTACTGCGGCCGGGTGAGGCGCACGGGCTgtggggggcggaggagggtgACCCGGGGGAGGCGGGGGGGTCCAGGGCCGATTCGGAGCGCGTCCTCTGAAAGCGTGGGTCGGTGGAGCGCAGCATTTCAGCAGCGGACATCCGGAAACTGGTCTCAGAGCGGCTGCCCTTCTTCAGCAGCAGGGCTTTGAAGGTGTCGCTGCTGGTGGAGGATTTGCGCAGAGATCTCTGGATGGAGCTGGTTTGACGGGGCAGGGAGGAGCCCAGGCCAGTGGAGCTGCCTGTCGGGGTCACTGGAGGGGAGCTAGGGTGAGAACCGGGCCGCGTCCGCTCATCATCCGACACACTGCGACCCAGGACCTTCCTTTTTGACCTGTGGGAAAGAGGAAACTTTTCAGACTGGTGCATCTTTAGAATTACATAAATGTCAAAGTTGTTGAGTAAACCTTAAATGCGGTTTTGTTCATGCTttgtaataactacactttgATTAGCTTTACTAAAGTGTTACCAAAGACAGATATTTGTTgttggtattttaataaaagcTTGGACTTATGATGGAATTACATATTGTGTACCTGAAAACACATCATAACACCATATGTCAGTGTGCATATGGTATTGATCAGAGTCGGGGAGAAAACACTCCCTGTTAAATGCAACACCTTTTCCTATTCAAAATATAtcatatttaatatatattattaatcACAagggcaacagtcctaatttctgATCATAATGAAACCCATTGATATTAGAGATCAAGGATTACTTGAATCGTACTTTTTCTGCTTTGGTATTCTTGGCACCCCTGATATTGCAGAAGAGGAAATAGAAAAGTGGATCTGGGTTAATCAAGATGTCACAGGGGATTGTTAACTTCATCTAGCCACAGTATTATTATCTATTGAGAGTGCAGCTCAGAAACAACCAATTTAAATTCAACTTAAGCCTACAGGATATGTCTTTCTACAACTCATTAACTGGTCTCTTAACGCTACTGCATAGTTCCTCTGAGGATACAAACACTCCAAATCTTTGTCCCAAATTTGCCATATGTTTGTGACGCCCCCAGCAATCGCTCCACGGAATCAGTAATAAACAAAAGAGGAGTCGACAATGACATAGGAATAATTATAAGAGGGGCTTAAAAAGTTGAATAATTTTGCATTCTCAATTGAGTGAAGGAAAACTGTCGATGCTGCTACTCTGTAAAAAAGCTAAGACTAAGGGACAATGAAATtaatcagaaaaaaactatatggGAATTGTGCCCAAAGCGATTTTAATCACAAGATGACATTTCTGCCATTCTCAGCAGGAGTTTGTAGTTGGTGTTACCGCAGCCTATATAACAACCATAAAGAAATAACAAAGCAAGGCAATTCTCTGCGAAAGCTATGGTACCCACTACTTACTATTTAAAATGCATAGGTAGCAGCATTGCAAAGTAACAAAGCTATTTATGGGATAGTGCCTTTTATTTTGCCACTTTGAACCACTTGGTATGCACCCCCTTTATGCCCTTAAAAAGACGataaaaagcatgaaaactCTGATCACTGATAAGAAAGAGGTTTGATCACAGAATTAAAAAGGTCTCCAGGCAAGGTGAGACATAATGCCTAATCCTGCAGATTGGATCTAGTGAGAGAAATTGTACAGAAAAACCTGTGGAGGGTGCTgaaggtcagagagagagagactgtgtAGTGATACGAGGTGTGCGCTGTTTTTTAAAGACTCAAACTGTTGCCCTAAATTCAACCTCTCAGAGTAGCAATTGTCTTTTATGGGCATGCCACATCACAGCGTTACATAAGAGATACTTCAACACATTCATGCATGCATATATTAAGACACCTGAATGCAGTGAAGCGCAATGTAATGCTATATTCAGTACTATACCAAACCAGTGACTGAATGGACCAAGAAAAAGACGTGAGAAATTTTTGTAATTGTTCTAAGAGACAGTACAACAGAGCATAATTAAGGAAATGAAAATGTATCATGAATGTAGCCTAATTCATTAGTTAATTCCTTGATTTAGATAAATTCTGAgactggattagacctggtttacacatCTAAAACTGATCAAATCTAGACTCCATCATTTCTTTATTAagaattacatacatttttaaaaggcatCTTAACCTTACTATCCAAATATCgtcataataaataatgaaacaaatcatCATAATAAAGATACTGATTTTAATAACAAGTTGCAAAAAATGTATCACCAATCTACTGCTTAGAGACCCTCCTTGAAATTCCCATAAAGAATGTGTGCAAGAAATGTTGGTCAATAACCTAAAAGATGTCGTTACTATCCAAATAGCATCACTGAAAAACAGAGATAATATTGATTTTAATAGCATGTTGCAAAAAATCATTAGTGTTTGAACGGCTTAGGGACCTAGTACAGTCCTTGAAATTCCCATAATTAATGTGGGTAAGAAACATCGGTGAATAACTCAACATTACATAACAAACGTCTTGAAAGTGCGGTCAATAAAGCGAGTGTTGCCAGAGGAAGTAAAATCCCATGAAATGAAATCCTGCGATGGCTAAAAGGACTCTTGACTGCTGTGCCACGTGACCGTGAAACACAAACTGGTGTGGGCTGCATGAGAAATTTATGTCTCCTCCTGCTTTGAAGAGCGCACGTATGCAATATATGTCAGACTTGAGTGCACTAGAGCAGATAGACGTTCACTCTCTCTGGTGGCCTCTAACCTAGATTAGTACCTCAGGGTGTTGAGTAGTTTAAATATGGATGAAGTAACAGCCTTTTAAGTCAAAATGAGCATCGCTAATTTGACTATACAcgagacacaaaaataaacagtggAGATATGTGGATGTTGGTGTACAAACAATTTATCCATGGACCACATATAGCAGCTAAATGTAATGCATACTCTGATATGTGAGTTGACAATAGGTAAAGTTATGACAGCAGGGCAGATGATGAAGCATAGGGGGGATGGAAATGGAAACAGAGAAATCATGTCCTGAAGGGTGATGTGGGGGGAAGGAGCGGTCAAGTTCAGGGttacgagagagagagaaaaatgagaTGAGATGCTGACAGAGATAcagtgagaggagagatagagaacaCATGGTAGCATACAGGAGTGCAGGAGTGGACATGGTTTGGACTTGACAAGAGTGAGTTTACCCACCTGTGAATGACCGCAAAGAGGTCATCGGTGGTTCTAGGACGGGAGGGAGTAGGGGTCACCATGCTCTCCCGGGACGCCCCGTTGGACCGGACCGGCGACGAGTCTGCCGTGCTGCTGGAATCGAATACCTCACCTGAGAAGAAATGACATTGTTACAGATATagatctctctctttcatcctgTGTCTAAAATCAGAGGGATAGTTTTTACATCTTTGTCTGTTTGGATGTCCCCGTGAGTGTATTCGTTCTTCTAGAGTTTTTAGCCGctttcctcctccccgcctCTTCTCAACCTTCGCGCTCACGTCTACAATTCGACTGCCTCAGCTGCTGCGGGCATCCTCCCCTACATCCTACTTACTCCCCTCCCCTTTCTGATGCGactaagcccctccccccttGCCCTAAAACTCACATCTCCCCCTGGGATGGACAGCCGCGTACCCCTCCCTTACCTTATAGTGAGTTAGACTGAAGATTAACAGCAAAgatgagaggaaaaaaaaacatatttgaaaataaggatggattgcTCCAGGGGGTGAGATAGACAGAGGGCTGgattgaataaaaaaagaaaactgagcAATGCAGGGGAAAATGGGATCGTAGCCATAAGAGCGGCACAGAACACAAAGTGAAAAGgatgagaaaagagaggagatcCAAGAGGCTGCGGCACTGCTGTCCCACTGATAAGCTGTGccattttcacagttttaaacCTTTTGAGcatgtgtttttcaagtttgGACGGTTGACAAGTGTCCAGTGGATAATTGACAACCAATATGGGAAATGTGCCAAAGTTTGATATTGATTTAGGTAGTTTTTTAAGGAGAAGGCATTGGGCTAGGAAGAAAAGTAAGGCATAAGGGTACGAATGAGAATTGTGATTTGAGATTTAGTGAATTGACCCATGATTTCATATTTGAAGTGTCAAGTAACATGATTCATTTTGGTGTTGGGGTATAGCTTCAAAATGAGAAAGTTTAGGTAGATACTTCAGCACCCCATCTGAGTCAATGGCATAGCTCTGtagctttgtcaaaaaataaataaataaacaggaatAAATTCTATCTTGCAGTATAGGATATTTTGTCTAcaataattgaattgaaaaaaaaaggctCATCACTCACCTGCATCATCCTCTTTGGAGCTGACAGATCCACTTGTGCTGCTCGTTccatctccttcctcctcttcctcctcttcatcatgtCCATTGGTACACACACTTAATTCCGGGCTGACTGGAGCAGACATGTTGGAGTCTTCTTCTTGTGGGTCTGTCAGTGTTTCACTGCTTTCTGTTAAAGGCTCAGAGCTCTCTGAAGTTTCCCCATCTTGCTGCAGCCCATTTTTCAATTCATCTTCTTTTGTGAGTGAATCTACCTGATCTTCTGTAGGCAAGTGTCCATTTTCTTCTTGATTTTGACACTGCTCTATAAGAGGCTGGGGTTTAACTGATGGTATGAAGGGCTTTTGGGGCTTTTTGGAGACAGCTGGAGGCTGTTTGACAGGAGAGGTCTGTGGGGAGATTTGCATTGCATCATGGTTGTTGTAGTTTTCTTTGCCATTCACATGTTGGTACTCATTGATGAAACTGGAGTCTAGAGATAACTCCTCTAAAAGCTTCGAGACAGGAGATGGGGAAGACTGCCGGGACACATCTTCAATGCAGTCATTTTGAGTGTCATTCTGCAGGCTGGAGTCAAAGGTTTGAGGTTTTGTGTCATTGTTGAGGTCTAAGTCTGTGTTGCTGTCAATTTCCTTATCGGGACGTTTTACTGACCGAAGCTGGACACTCTGCAGGGCGAATGGCGTGATAAGGGGCTTGGGTGAAGGCATGGCATTATCGGACAGGGCCTCTTTGGGGGGCTGCTGCTTTGGTGTTTTGACAACAGATGGAGGGGAAGATGATGCGACAAGAGGAGGCAGTGGTGGTGgcagaggggggcccatgttgGGGTATGggggtgggggaggaggaggactgaagCTGCCATTGAAGGATGAGCTGGGGGGGATTAGTGCATTaggggatggaggaggaggaaactcAGGGGAAGTGGAACAGGGAGGGAGCGGGCTTAGTGCCTGGGCTGGTGGAGTGCATGGtagtggtggaggtggtggaggagcaggaggggaagcagggggcagaggggcaggGAAGGGGGGTGGGGGGCTCAGAGGGGTagtgggagcagaggaggagaagacaggcagaggaggtggtggaggaggaggtgggtttTTGAGAGAGTCTGATGTGTTTGAGGACAGAGAAGTGGATGAAGAGGACATTGACacagaggagatgagggaggacTTTCTCTCTGGGACTTTGGGTTTGGGGCGACTCCCTGAAGGAGACATGGAGCGGACGAATGAGGGCACTGGTGTCCCGGCGGTGGGTGTGTTGGACTGGCTGGAGTAGCCACTAGAGGGAGAGGTGAGTCTATGTACTCTGTCTGGTGAGGTTTTTGGCTTCACTGCCCCTTCCTGCTGAACTGTAGGAGACTGGACATTGTTACTGTCCCCATTGTTTTGGAGATCTccagaggtcactcctgttGAGACGGTTTCAGTGGAGGTGGCAGCAGGAGACTGTGCCCTCTGGTCGGCTTGGCCTCGAGGATAGTCCATGTAGTAGCCCCAGGACTCTGCGTAGTCCGAGCGCAGGCTGCTGGTCTCACTCTGAGCAGGAGTTACTTGGCAAAGCGAGTACATGTTTGATACTACACCAGAGTGCACTCCCAACGATGCTGCTGAGCTGCCTGCACTGATGCTACTGTGACTGCGCGGCCGCAGCACCCACGGGTCATCATAGTCACTGCTCGGGCTGTGGGAGGGTGAAGAAGGTGATGCTCCTTTTCCTTTGCCTGCTCTCAGTCCCATCTGTAAGCTCTGCTGTAGGCTGGCGATGAGGCTCTCATTGAGCACAGACTCAGAGCCTCCGCTGATGGCACTCACCCCTCCCAGGGGCTTCTTCTCCCCAGGTCTGCGACGCAGAGAGTCTGTGCGGGCCGGGGGCAGAGGCGGTTTCTTAGATTTGCGCAAAGAGATGCTTCGGGACAAAGATTTATCACTGTACAAACTTGCAGAGTCCTCATGGTTGGCCAGCTCCCGGCACTCATACATGCTGTGTCTAGTGGCCCGTCCAACGGCCGCCCCATGGCCGCTGCCATGGCTTCGTGAGCGCAGGCCTGAGTCCAGGTGCATGGAAGTGAAGTAGCCATCGTTGTCCTGGGAGTAGAGTGAGCTGGAGTCTGTGGTGGTCCTGGAAGAGCGCTCCAGGCTGCTGTACAGCTGGTTTATGGGCGTGGAACAGCTGGAGGTCAGTGTACGATGTGGGACCACTACATTTTCGGGTGTGTCGTAGATCCACTGTTCCTCTGGTATACAGGATGGAGGGGTAGGGGCCAGCGTGCTGTGGCTGTGTGCGCTGCTGTCTGAGTGTCCAGACTCACTTGTGGTGGCAGTGCCTGCACTCTGAGCTTTAGTCACAGGAGTGGAAGTGGCTGGAGCAGGACAGGTGCTGCTGTAACTGAAAGGTGCAGGACTGGATGTCAGAGGATTTATGCTTGATGCCATACTGAGGGGGCGACCATTGGGTAGAACTATGGCAGTGGGTGGGCTGTGACCAGATGAATTTAATGTAATGACCTCAGTGGAGCTGGACATCGTGGCGTTTGGAATGAGAGAGGTAGAGTACGCTGCATGAGGAGACACCACACAGGCTGGACCTCCTCCCCACTCACTGACCTGGCTCCCTCTGACCTCTTGGGACTTGGGTCGGGGCAGAGTGCCAGTTCTTGGGGCATTTCTCATGTGGACCGCTGTATCATCCACCTGAAGTTTGCCTATGCGGCCCTGTGGTGTCCCATGCTCTTCTGATTTAATGGGGGTGCTGCTGTAGATGGGATCAGCACTTAGAGATACCCTGGCCCCTCGGGGCAGGCTGTGAAACCGGGACATGTCTCCATTATACTGAGGCATCATAACTATACCAGAGCTGTCTGTACTGGAGATGGATATACTTCCAGTAGAGGATGAAGCTGAAATCCCTGCCATCTGTGCAGCAATACCCTGTCCCCTTTGTGCGCGGATTCTCCTCATGGACGGGGGGACTATTTTCACCTCCTCTGTCTGAGAGCAGGAGTCTCTAGTCACTGACCTCCGGAGCATCGAGTTCATACTTCCGGTTCGCCCCAAAGTGGAATATTGTCCCGGGATGAACATAGAATGAGGTCGTGCATCTCCACAGCGTCCTGGTGGAGCtgtcaaacagtaataaaaaagcaaataagTTCACTACTTTGAAAATATTGCTTTCCTACCTCAATGACAAAACTTGAGTTAGTATGTATTCTATTCTTGATCACAAGGGAGCTACTTCATTAGTACCCCCTGCTTAGTATTTTCTGGTTTGCATCATTAGAGTGGAAAAGGCAAATCAGAAAATGCATTCTCATGATCATCAGGCTCAAAGTCTATTAGAAAAGGATAACTATCAATTTGGCCTTTAAACAGGTGCAACTGAGCAAACACAGAAATGCAAGGAGGCATGCACAAGCAGGGTCAAGTACGCAGAATGCAGACAAAAATAGAGGTGAAGACACAAACACTAAAACAtaccagaaaaacacacaaatggtCCAAAAGCTGGCTAACCGGACTCCTCCATTTGCTATAACCTTTGAATTCCCCAACatatttcctctcctcttcctctgtcctgaGCATCACACacattctctcctcttcctcgctaAAGACCAGAGTGACAGCTTGGCTCGCCTCTGCTGCTACTGCGATAGATTAAGCTGCAGGTCTAGTACTTCCCAGGCAGCATCAgagcaagaagaggagagagagggaaggatggGGACTATTACCCCAGCCCAGTAATCATGACATTCAGAGCCAGTCGTCCGCTGAGCTCACACCAGACTTAAAGCTTTTTTCTTATCAGCTTTGATCTTATCGCAGTGGACTTATGCTTTGCTTCAATAGTGGTGCCAATCTGCAGtgaaaacatgtgtaaataagCATGTGGGGTGGTCAACTCTACTGTGCTAGTTATGGAAGTTTAAGATTGGGAACTTCAGATAAAGTCTGAAGGAGCACTGAACTTGAATTTGTAGTTTAATACTATAACAGTAATATCACTTTATCAGAGGTTGCAccaaatatcacacaaaacacaacaaaccaAGCCCCACAACTAAACCAATTCCACGCCTATAGCAAGTGATCAAATAAGGATTAATTCCCCACTAACAAGGCCTACACCTGTTAAAATCAAATCTGGACTACATCGATAATAAATAGGTTTGGATTAGCACTTGCATTAGGCTGCCCCAGAAGAAAGCCACAAACCAGCGTCAGAATTTTCTTATGCAAAATGAATAGGAATGAGAAatggacagacaggacacaaaTGATTGTACTGCACACAAATAAAGCACATTAAGTATTGCCCAAGAATTTCCCAAATCAATccaaaaattgaaataaaggTATCATGGCAGAGGCACTGAAATGACCAAtacacaacaactactacagctaGAACTACAGCTACCACTACTTGCACTACAGTCTATGGACAGTGGAGGGTGCTGCACGTTACCCCACATTCACCCATACCTAAGTCCGGGTTGAAGTTGTCGGGCAGCCCTGATATAGTCTTTCTGCGTTTGACCTTCTTGGGCCTTCGGGACACTGTGTCAGTGTTAATGAGGGAGCGCCGGATGCTCGCCTGCCGGTCAAACTCTTTCCCTGGAGTTCGGGAGAGCGAGAGCAAGGCAGGTGCAGACATAGGCAAACAGTTAGTTATAGGAAAAACTTCACATGCACAACATCTTCTTGTtgttaaataaaacatgcattcaaacATTATTTTCTTGAACAGCTTTCAACGGCAGTACCAGTCTTTGCATATGGATTTGAAATATCTATCTTAAAGCCATAATGCAAACCATATTGCAAATAGGCTCATAGTAATTTTCATGACGGAATTTGaaaaccaattttttttttaaatttaaaaaaataatccatTTGCAAAGTTTGAGATTTTACTgacatttttgcttttaaaattcaGTGAGTGTAACTATCATATAAAAGTCAGTTAGTGTTTGCATATATTGAATTGAGATGTGAAAAGTGCATGTTAATAAGAATCATTAAACAGAGTTTGGGTTTTTCAAGACATGCAAGATAAGAGATTATCACCACATAGTGAGTATCTGGCCTCAGCAGTGGACTGTGTAGATGGATACAGTGTGCAGGCATCAGGGATGTAGGGAACAATCTAAGGGCAGACTGTGTCACATTGCCACTTGGTGACAGAAAACGCTCTGATCtggctctgtgtctgtgctttcctctctctcactcagtAATGCGAAGTGACAGCAGATGAAGTCAACACTGATTTGTGAGGAGAGGAAACACATTAAGGCTTCATTAGTGTCTATGGGATCATGGGTCCATGGGAAGATTGATTGTGTTACAGGCAAAATCAGATGGTTATTGTAAACTGACAATTTGGAGTCAATGTggtattagtttatttgtttataaatcATTCCTTAACAGTAGATTTTCCAAAGATGGTTTTCTATTGATATGCTTATGTTGTGTTTGTTCAAAGCAAATTCTCACACATTTCAATACCAATTGTTTGGATGTGGAAAATGcacattatataaaaaatatgcataTGA
This sequence is a window from Periophthalmus magnuspinnatus isolate fPerMag1 chromosome 24, fPerMag1.2.pri, whole genome shotgun sequence. Protein-coding genes within it:
- the nhsl1b gene encoding NHS-like protein 1 isoform X1; translated protein: MPFHQRTIEPRRVGRLSSRDGCVKPGDQTGGRKLKKPVLFSSLDEVSCHVLTNLIHQLSDLSRHASDVFLGIEMEAGMVFRRSCRVQARLQGLQGVVRHLDPKKVKIPVSNLDEESKWTVHYTAPWHQQENVFLPGSRPPCVEDLHRQAKVNLKTALRECDKLRKDGFRSSQYYSQGPTFSDPLQSGSLQDEEDEDIDKKSITSSAEDDKSQLSMRSQTPQGCGENREGSEVDGQVVWTKATPLPTPEERMRQAAQAVPTDIVPINVTGKEFDRQASIRRSLINTDTVSRRPKKVKRRKTISGLPDNFNPDLAPPGRCGDARPHSMFIPGQYSTLGRTGSMNSMLRRSVTRDSCSQTEEVKIVPPSMRRIRAQRGQGIAAQMAGISASSSTGSISISSTDSSGIVMMPQYNGDMSRFHSLPRGARVSLSADPIYSSTPIKSEEHGTPQGRIGKLQVDDTAVHMRNAPRTGTLPRPKSQEVRGSQVSEWGGGPACVVSPHAAYSTSLIPNATMSSSTEVITLNSSGHSPPTAIVLPNGRPLSMASSINPLTSSPAPFSYSSTCPAPATSTPVTKAQSAGTATTSESGHSDSSAHSHSTLAPTPPSCIPEEQWIYDTPENVVVPHRTLTSSCSTPINQLYSSLERSSRTTTDSSSLYSQDNDGYFTSMHLDSGLRSRSHGSGHGAAVGRATRHSMYECRELANHEDSASLYSDKSLSRSISLRKSKKPPLPPARTDSLRRRPGEKKPLGGVSAISGGSESVLNESLIASLQQSLQMGLRAGKGKGASPSSPSHSPSSDYDDPWVLRPRSHSSISAGSSAASLGVHSGVVSNMYSLCQVTPAQSETSSLRSDYAESWGYYMDYPRGQADQRAQSPAATSTETVSTGVTSGDLQNNGDSNNVQSPTVQQEGAVKPKTSPDRVHRLTSPSSGYSSQSNTPTAGTPVPSFVRSMSPSGSRPKPKVPERKSSLISSVSMSSSSTSLSSNTSDSLKNPPPPPPPPLPVFSSSAPTTPLSPPPPFPAPLPPASPPAPPPPPPLPCTPPAQALSPLPPCSTSPEFPPPPSPNALIPPSSSFNGSFSPPPPPPPYPNMGPPLPPPLPPLVASSSPPSVVKTPKQQPPKEALSDNAMPSPKPLITPFALQSVQLRSVKRPDKEIDSNTDLDLNNDTKPQTFDSSLQNDTQNDCIEDVSRQSSPSPVSKLLEELSLDSSFINEYQHVNGKENYNNHDAMQISPQTSPVKQPPAVSKKPQKPFIPSVKPQPLIEQCQNQEENGHLPTEDQVDSLTKEDELKNGLQQDGETSESSEPLTESSETLTDPQEEDSNMSAPVSPELSVCTNGHDEEEEEEEGDGTSSTSGSVSSKEDDAGEVFDSSSTADSSPVRSNGASRESMVTPTPSRPRTTDDLFAVIHRSKRKVLGRSVSDDERTRPGSHPSSPPVTPTGSSTGLGSSLPRQTSSIQRSLRKSSTSSDTFKALLLKKGSRSETSFRMSAAEMLRSTDPRFQRTRSESALDPPASPGSPSSAPHSPCASPGRSKRPSEEWNRYDSLPLSSPTSPSFAFSGMKYGRSRTPPSAASSKYNARSRILSSPMTVICEREGEWGESEYNDAVDSLSALNDSNSTLSEESRS
- the nhsl1b gene encoding NHS-like protein 1 isoform X3, with product MPFHQRTIEPRRVGRLSSRDGCVKPGDQTGGRKLKKPVLFSSLDEVSCHVLTNLIHQLSDLSRHASDVFLGIEMEAGMVFRRSCRVQARLQGLQGVVRHLDPKKVKIPVSNLDEESKWTVHYTAPWHQQENVFLPGSRPPCVEDLHRQAKVNLKTALRECDKLRKDGFRSSQYYSQGPTFSDPLQSGSLQDEEDEDIDKKSITSSAEDDKSQLSMRSQTPQGCGENREGSEVDGQVVWTKATPLPTPEERMRQAAQAVPTDIVPINVTAPPGRCGDARPHSMFIPGQYSTLGRTGSMNSMLRRSVTRDSCSQTEEVKIVPPSMRRIRAQRGQGIAAQMAGISASSSTGSISISSTDSSGIVMMPQYNGDMSRFHSLPRGARVSLSADPIYSSTPIKSEEHGTPQGRIGKLQVDDTAVHMRNAPRTGTLPRPKSQEVRGSQVSEWGGGPACVVSPHAAYSTSLIPNATMSSSTEVITLNSSGHSPPTAIVLPNGRPLSMASSINPLTSSPAPFSYSSTCPAPATSTPVTKAQSAGTATTSESGHSDSSAHSHSTLAPTPPSCIPEEQWIYDTPENVVVPHRTLTSSCSTPINQLYSSLERSSRTTTDSSSLYSQDNDGYFTSMHLDSGLRSRSHGSGHGAAVGRATRHSMYECRELANHEDSASLYSDKSLSRSISLRKSKKPPLPPARTDSLRRRPGEKKPLGGVSAISGGSESVLNESLIASLQQSLQMGLRAGKGKGASPSSPSHSPSSDYDDPWVLRPRSHSSISAGSSAASLGVHSGVVSNMYSLCQVTPAQSETSSLRSDYAESWGYYMDYPRGQADQRAQSPAATSTETVSTGVTSGDLQNNGDSNNVQSPTVQQEGAVKPKTSPDRVHRLTSPSSGYSSQSNTPTAGTPVPSFVRSMSPSGSRPKPKVPERKSSLISSVSMSSSSTSLSSNTSDSLKNPPPPPPPPLPVFSSSAPTTPLSPPPPFPAPLPPASPPAPPPPPPLPCTPPAQALSPLPPCSTSPEFPPPPSPNALIPPSSSFNGSFSPPPPPPPYPNMGPPLPPPLPPLVASSSPPSVVKTPKQQPPKEALSDNAMPSPKPLITPFALQSVQLRSVKRPDKEIDSNTDLDLNNDTKPQTFDSSLQNDTQNDCIEDVSRQSSPSPVSKLLEELSLDSSFINEYQHVNGKENYNNHDAMQISPQTSPVKQPPAVSKKPQKPFIPSVKPQPLIEQCQNQEENGHLPTEDQVDSLTKEDELKNGLQQDGETSESSEPLTESSETLTDPQEEDSNMSAPVSPELSVCTNGHDEEEEEEEGDGTSSTSGSVSSKEDDAGEVFDSSSTADSSPVRSNGASRESMVTPTPSRPRTTDDLFAVIHRSKRKVLGRSVSDDERTRPGSHPSSPPVTPTGSSTGLGSSLPRQTSSIQRSLRKSSTSSDTFKALLLKKGSRSETSFRMSAAEMLRSTDPRFQRTRSESALDPPASPGSPSSAPHSPCASPGRSKRPSEEWNRYDSLPLSSPTSPSFAFSGMKYGRSRTPPSAASSKYNARSRILSSPMTVICEREGEWGESEYNDAVDSLSALNDSNSTLSEESRS